In Stenotrophomonas sp. ASS1, the following proteins share a genomic window:
- the nusG gene encoding transcription termination/antitermination protein NusG produces the protein MKRWYVVHAYSGFEKSVAQALRDRIVRDGMEERFGDVLVPTEEVVEMRAGQKRRSERKFFPGYVLVQIETHEEAGIPRIDNESWHLVKETPRVMGFIGGTADRPLPIADSEAEAILNRVQEGVEKPRPKVLFEPGQMVRVTDGPFNDFNGVVEEVNYEKSRLRVSVLIFGRATPVELEFGQVEKAV, from the coding sequence ATGAAGCGTTGGTACGTCGTTCACGCCTATTCGGGCTTCGAGAAGTCGGTGGCGCAGGCTCTGCGCGATCGCATCGTCCGTGACGGCATGGAAGAGCGCTTCGGCGATGTCCTGGTCCCGACCGAAGAAGTGGTCGAGATGCGCGCTGGCCAGAAGCGCCGCTCCGAGCGCAAGTTCTTCCCGGGTTACGTGCTGGTCCAGATCGAGACCCACGAAGAAGCCGGTATTCCGCGCATCGACAACGAAAGCTGGCACCTGGTCAAGGAAACCCCGCGCGTGATGGGCTTCATCGGCGGCACCGCCGACCGTCCGCTGCCGATCGCCGATTCCGAGGCCGAAGCCATCCTGAATCGCGTTCAGGAAGGTGTCGAGAAGCCGCGTCCGAAGGTGCTGTTCGAGCCGGGCCAGATGGTCCGCGTTACCGACGGCCCGTTCAACGATTTCAATGGCGTCGTCGAAGAAGTCAACTACGAGAAGAGCCGTCTGCGCGTCTCGGTGCTGATCTTCGGTCGTGCCACTCCGGTCGAACTCGAGTTCGGCCAGGTCGAAAAGGCCGTCTGA
- the secE gene encoding preprotein translocase subunit SecE, which translates to MNSKIEHSKDSSANGGDIVKYVAASLLVLAGLFVWFWFSADSGRATQLGAWAGQLRALAVVVGLVGGIGVFMLTGKGRDTREFLSESRFELRKVVWPTRQEAIRMTWVVMVVVTILSLLLGGFDYVIQWLVQLFLSR; encoded by the coding sequence ATGAATAGCAAGATCGAACACTCCAAGGACAGCTCCGCCAACGGCGGGGATATCGTCAAGTACGTCGCCGCATCGCTGCTGGTGCTGGCCGGTCTGTTCGTCTGGTTCTGGTTCTCCGCCGACTCCGGTCGCGCCACCCAGCTGGGTGCGTGGGCGGGTCAGCTGCGTGCGTTGGCGGTCGTGGTCGGTCTGGTTGGCGGTATCGGCGTGTTCATGCTGACCGGCAAGGGGCGCGACACCCGCGAATTCCTCTCCGAGTCGCGCTTCGAACTGCGCAAGGTGGTCTGGCCGACGCGCCAGGAAGCCATCCGCATGACCTGGGTCGTGATGGTGGTGGTGACCATTCTCAGTCTGTTGCTGGGTGGGTTCGATTACGTCATTCAGTGGCTGGTTCAGTTGTTCCTGAGCCGCTAA
- the tuf gene encoding elongation factor Tu, translating to MAKGKFERTKPHVNVGTIGHVDHGKTTLTAALTKIGAERFGGEFKDYSSIDAAPEEKARGITISTAHVEYESPIRHYAHVDCPGHADYVKNMITGAAQMDGAILVCSAADGPMPQTREHILLSRQVGVPYIVVFLNKADMVDDAELLELVEMEVRELLSKYEFPGDDTPIIAGSARLALEGDQSDIGVPAILKLVDALDSWIPEPERAIDKPFLMPVEDVFSISGRGTVVTGRIERGVIKVGDEIEIVGIRPVQKTTVTGVEMFRKLLDQGQAGDNAGLLLRGTKRDDVERGQVLAKPGTIKPHTKFEGEVYVLSKDEGGRHTPFFNGYRPQFYFRTTDITGAAKLPEGVEMVMPGDNVKMEVTLINPVAMDEGLRFAIREGGRTVGAGVVSKIIE from the coding sequence TCACGTCGACCACGGCAAGACCACGCTGACCGCCGCACTGACCAAGATCGGTGCCGAGCGCTTCGGTGGCGAGTTCAAGGACTACTCCTCGATCGACGCCGCGCCGGAAGAAAAGGCGCGTGGCATCACGATCTCGACCGCGCACGTCGAATACGAATCCCCGATCCGTCACTACGCCCACGTTGACTGCCCGGGCCACGCTGACTACGTCAAGAACATGATCACCGGTGCCGCCCAGATGGACGGCGCGATCCTGGTGTGCTCGGCCGCTGACGGCCCGATGCCGCAGACCCGTGAGCACATCCTGCTGTCGCGCCAGGTCGGCGTGCCGTACATCGTCGTGTTCCTGAACAAGGCCGACATGGTGGACGACGCCGAGCTGCTCGAGCTGGTCGAGATGGAAGTTCGCGAGCTGCTGAGCAAGTACGAGTTCCCGGGCGACGACACCCCGATCATCGCCGGTTCGGCCCGTCTGGCGCTGGAAGGCGACCAGAGCGACATCGGCGTGCCGGCCATCCTGAAGCTGGTCGACGCGCTGGACAGCTGGATTCCGGAGCCGGAGCGTGCGATCGACAAGCCGTTCCTGATGCCGGTGGAAGACGTGTTCTCGATCTCGGGCCGCGGCACCGTGGTGACCGGTCGTATCGAGCGCGGCGTGATCAAGGTTGGCGACGAAATCGAAATCGTCGGCATCCGTCCGGTGCAGAAGACCACCGTGACCGGCGTTGAAATGTTCCGCAAGCTGCTGGACCAGGGTCAGGCAGGCGACAACGCTGGCCTGCTGCTGCGCGGCACCAAGCGTGACGACGTCGAGCGTGGCCAGGTGCTGGCCAAGCCGGGCACGATCAAGCCGCACACCAAGTTCGAAGGCGAAGTGTACGTCCTGTCGAAGGACGAGGGCGGCCGCCACACCCCGTTCTTCAACGGCTACCGTCCGCAGTTCTACTTCCGCACCACCGACATCACCGGCGCCGCCAAGCTGCCGGAAGGCGTCGAAATGGTGATGCCGGGTGACAACGTCAAGATGGAAGTCACCCTGATCAACCCGGTGGCCATGGACGAAGGTCTGCGCTTCGCCATCCGCGAAGGCGGCCGTACCGTCGGCGCCGGCGTGGTCTCGAAGATCATCGAGTAA